One genomic segment of Eikenella corrodens includes these proteins:
- a CDS encoding 3'-5' exonuclease — MTPILAFDIETVPDANGIRLLHGLPADTPDADVVAWAQQQRRATHNGSDFMPYHLQQVVAISCCMRWGSDKIHVGTIGEIGDSEETIIAKFFELIENHTPQLVSWNGGGFDLPVLHYRALIHGLSAARYWDTGEGDFGDSRDFKWNNYINRYHNRHCDLMDLLALYQPRASVPLDDMAKLCGFPGKLGMDGSKVWQAFHEGRLREIRNYCETDAANTYLMFQRFRLMSGAADADEYEMEIRRLKGYLKTQEDKVHWQEFLAAWR; from the coding sequence ATGACTCCGATTCTCGCCTTCGATATCGAAACCGTTCCCGATGCCAACGGTATCCGCCTGCTACACGGCCTGCCGGCCGATACGCCCGATGCCGACGTGGTGGCTTGGGCGCAGCAGCAGCGCCGCGCCACGCACAACGGCAGCGATTTCATGCCCTATCATTTGCAGCAGGTGGTGGCCATTTCCTGCTGTATGCGCTGGGGTAGCGATAAAATCCATGTGGGCACCATCGGTGAAATCGGTGACAGCGAAGAAACCATTATCGCCAAATTTTTTGAGCTGATCGAAAATCATACGCCGCAGCTGGTGAGCTGGAACGGCGGCGGCTTCGACCTACCCGTGCTGCACTACCGCGCCCTGATTCACGGCCTCTCCGCCGCCCGCTATTGGGACACCGGCGAGGGCGATTTCGGCGACAGCCGCGACTTCAAGTGGAACAACTACATCAACCGCTACCACAACCGCCATTGCGACCTGATGGACCTGCTTGCCCTCTACCAGCCCCGCGCCAGCGTGCCTTTAGACGACATGGCCAAGCTGTGCGGCTTCCCCGGCAAGCTGGGCATGGACGGCAGCAAAGTGTGGCAGGCCTTCCACGAAGGCCGCCTGCGCGAAATCCGCAACTACTGCGAAACCGACGCCGCCAACACCTACCTCATGTTCCAACGCTTCCGCCTGATGAGCGGCGCAGCCGATGCCGATGAATACGAAATGGAAATCAGGCGGCTCAAAGGCTACCTGAAAACTCAAGAAGACAAAGTGCATTGGCAGGAATTCCTGGCCGCATGGCGTTGA
- the galU gene encoding UTP--glucose-1-phosphate uridylyltransferase GalU, with translation MENPVPIKKAVFPVAGMGTRFLPATKASPKEMLPIVDKPLIQYAVEEAVAAGCTELVFVTGRNKRSIEDHFDKAYELETELEQRHKTALLSHVRDILPPDVTCLYIRQAEALGLGHAVLCARAAVGNEPFAVILADDLIDAPQGAIAQMAEVYRQTGNSVLGVETVAPSQTGSYGIVEVSPWQQYQRIQSIVEKPKPEEAPSNLAVVGRYILTPRIFSLLQTVGRGAGGEIQLTDGIAKLLEHEPVLAHAFAGKRYDCGSKLGYLEATLAYGLKHPETAEAFRTLLQEYSQAKV, from the coding sequence ATGGAAAATCCCGTTCCAATTAAAAAAGCCGTCTTTCCCGTGGCCGGGATGGGCACGCGCTTTCTGCCCGCCACCAAGGCCAGCCCCAAAGAAATGCTGCCGATTGTGGATAAGCCGCTGATTCAATACGCAGTGGAAGAGGCCGTGGCCGCCGGCTGCACCGAATTGGTGTTCGTTACCGGCCGCAACAAACGCAGCATCGAAGACCATTTCGACAAAGCCTACGAGCTGGAAACCGAGCTGGAGCAGCGCCACAAAACCGCGCTGCTCTCGCATGTGCGCGATATTTTGCCGCCCGACGTTACCTGCCTGTATATCCGCCAGGCCGAGGCCTTGGGCTTGGGGCATGCCGTGCTGTGTGCCCGCGCGGCGGTGGGCAACGAGCCTTTTGCCGTGATTCTGGCCGACGATTTAATCGACGCGCCGCAGGGCGCGATTGCGCAGATGGCCGAGGTGTACCGCCAAACCGGCAACAGCGTGCTGGGCGTGGAAACCGTAGCGCCTTCGCAAACCGGCTCCTACGGCATCGTGGAAGTATCGCCGTGGCAGCAATATCAGCGCATTCAAAGCATTGTGGAAAAACCGAAGCCGGAAGAAGCGCCGTCCAACCTGGCTGTGGTGGGGCGCTACATCCTCACGCCGCGCATTTTCTCCCTGCTGCAAACTGTAGGGCGTGGCGCGGGCGGCGAAATCCAGCTCACCGACGGCATCGCCAAGCTGTTGGAACACGAACCGGTGCTGGCACACGCTTTTGCGGGCAAACGCTACGACTGCGGCAGCAAACTGGGCTACCTGGAAGCCACGCTGGCCTACGGGCTGAAACACCCGGAAACGGCGGAAGCGTTCCGCACGTTATTGCAGGAATACAGTCAGGCAAAAGTGTAG
- the hemL gene encoding glutamate-1-semialdehyde 2,1-aminomutase, which translates to MTDRNEQLFTRAKAVIPGGVNSPVRAFGSVGGVPRFIKRAEGAFVWDENGKRYIDYVGSWGPAIVGHAHPEVLEAVREAALGGLSFGAPTEAEIVIAEEICRLVPSVERLRLVSSGTEATMSAIRLARGYTGRDQIVKFEGCYHGHSDSLLVKAGSGLLTFGHPSSAGVPADFTKHTLVLEYNNVAQLEETFAQAGNQIACVILEPFAGNMNLVRPTREFIRALRELTTKHGAVLIYDEVMTGFRVALGGAQSLHGITPDLTTMGKVIGGGMPLAAFGGKREIMDCISPLGGVYQAGTLSGNPVAVAAGLKTLEIIQHPGFYENLTARTEQLVHGLKQAAAQTGIAFTADSVGGMFGLYFSGSLPQNYADMAASNIEAFKTFFHGMLDRGVAFGPSAYEAAFVSAAHTEELVAETVAIAADVLEHMAS; encoded by the coding sequence ATGACCGACCGCAACGAACAACTCTTCACCCGCGCCAAAGCCGTGATTCCCGGCGGCGTGAATTCGCCTGTGCGCGCCTTCGGCAGCGTGGGCGGTGTACCGCGCTTTATCAAAAGGGCCGAGGGCGCTTTTGTGTGGGACGAAAACGGCAAACGCTATATCGATTATGTCGGCTCGTGGGGGCCCGCTATCGTGGGGCACGCGCATCCGGAAGTGTTGGAAGCAGTACGCGAAGCGGCTTTAGGCGGGCTGTCGTTCGGCGCACCCACTGAAGCCGAAATCGTAATTGCCGAAGAAATCTGCCGCTTGGTGCCCAGTGTAGAGCGGCTGCGGCTGGTAAGCTCCGGCACCGAGGCCACCATGTCGGCTATCCGTTTGGCACGCGGCTACACAGGGCGCGACCAAATCGTGAAATTCGAAGGCTGCTACCACGGCCATTCCGACAGCCTGCTCGTGAAAGCCGGCAGCGGGCTGCTCACCTTCGGCCACCCTTCCTCCGCCGGCGTGCCCGCCGATTTCACCAAACATACTTTAGTGTTGGAATACAATAATGTAGCCCAGCTGGAAGAAACCTTCGCCCAAGCCGGCAACCAAATCGCCTGTGTGATTTTGGAGCCGTTTGCCGGCAATATGAACCTGGTACGCCCAACGCGCGAATTCATCCGTGCCCTGCGCGAGCTGACAACCAAACACGGCGCGGTGTTGATTTACGACGAAGTGATGACCGGCTTCCGCGTGGCGCTTGGCGGCGCACAGTCGCTACACGGCATCACGCCCGATTTAACCACCATGGGCAAGGTCATCGGCGGCGGTATGCCGCTGGCGGCCTTTGGCGGTAAGCGTGAAATCATGGACTGCATCTCGCCATTGGGCGGCGTGTATCAGGCCGGCACGCTCTCGGGCAATCCCGTGGCCGTGGCGGCAGGCTTGAAAACACTGGAAATCATCCAGCACCCGGGCTTCTACGAAAACCTTACCGCACGCACCGAACAGCTGGTGCACGGGCTGAAACAAGCAGCAGCGCAAACCGGCATCGCCTTCACCGCCGACAGCGTGGGCGGCATGTTTGGCCTGTATTTTTCAGGTAGCCTGCCGCAGAACTATGCCGATATGGCCGCCTCCAATATCGAAGCCTTCAAAACCTTCTTCCACGGCATGCTCGACCGCGGCGTGGCCTTCGGCCCCTCAGCCTACGAAGCGGCATTTGTGTCGGCAGCACACACGGAAGAACTGGTGGCGGAAACCGTGGCAATCGCAGCAGATGTGTTGGAACACATGGCTTCTTGA